From the Paludisphaera mucosa genome, one window contains:
- a CDS encoding glucoamylase family protein, with translation MRRYAADTWRSMEKLAFPSGLPSDRVHREGPGWREPVPETTPTNIAAYIWSVIAAERLEIISHDEARERLTRTIQTLEAMNRPHGFFANDIDPRSGKLLSASPVDASPRRPLISTVDNAWMAMALMMVVNIRPDLAPSANRLLDAMDFGFLYDFYDDHDPIHQPGLLRVGYWVDENSFYGHYGMLNTEARMASYIAIARGQLPPDHYYRMYRTLPTEVAPQEQTPTGDIREYKGVKVFEGAYNYLDMRVVPSWGGSMFEALMVTLFVPEAAWAPNSWGVNHPLYVRGQIEHGLREMKYGYWGFSPAFRPTGGYEVYGVKGLGTNPDGYLSFDAAWGLPPHMATLTTGSIHGVVTPHAAFLALPFAPREAMDNIYALKDRFPVYGPLGFQDSVDVSSGMVSGYVLALDQGMIMAAIANELADDFMQKAFTTGPVEKAIRPLVAVEEFTAGAPGRYPTAHHFQPQLTRLSRNVPEIKR, from the coding sequence TTGCGGCGTTACGCGGCCGACACCTGGCGATCGATGGAGAAGCTGGCGTTTCCGAGCGGGCTCCCTTCGGATCGCGTCCACCGCGAAGGCCCGGGCTGGCGCGAGCCGGTCCCGGAGACGACGCCGACGAACATCGCGGCTTACATCTGGAGCGTCATCGCGGCCGAACGGCTGGAGATCATCTCGCACGACGAGGCGCGGGAACGGCTGACCCGGACCATCCAGACCCTCGAAGCCATGAATCGCCCCCACGGCTTCTTCGCCAACGACATCGACCCCCGGAGCGGCAAACTGCTGTCCGCTTCGCCCGTCGATGCGTCGCCGCGACGGCCGTTGATTTCCACCGTCGACAACGCCTGGATGGCTATGGCGCTCATGATGGTCGTCAACATCCGGCCGGACCTCGCCCCCAGCGCGAATCGGCTGCTCGACGCCATGGATTTCGGGTTCCTATACGACTTCTACGACGACCACGACCCCATCCACCAGCCCGGCCTGCTCCGGGTCGGTTACTGGGTCGACGAAAACTCGTTCTACGGCCATTACGGCATGCTGAACACCGAGGCGCGGATGGCGAGCTACATCGCCATCGCCCGCGGCCAGCTCCCCCCCGACCATTACTACCGAATGTATCGGACCCTGCCCACCGAGGTCGCTCCGCAGGAGCAGACCCCGACCGGTGATATCCGCGAGTACAAGGGCGTAAAGGTCTTCGAAGGGGCCTACAACTATCTGGACATGCGGGTCGTGCCAAGCTGGGGCGGCAGCATGTTCGAGGCGTTGATGGTCACGCTCTTCGTCCCCGAAGCCGCCTGGGCGCCGAACAGCTGGGGGGTGAACCATCCGCTGTACGTTCGGGGTCAGATCGAGCACGGGCTCCGCGAGATGAAGTACGGATACTGGGGATTCTCCCCCGCGTTCCGGCCGACGGGGGGTTACGAGGTTTACGGCGTCAAGGGCCTGGGAACGAATCCCGACGGCTATCTCTCATTCGACGCCGCCTGGGGTTTGCCGCCACACATGGCCACCCTCACCACCGGCTCGATCCACGGCGTCGTCACGCCGCATGCGGCCTTCCTGGCCCTGCCCTTCGCCCCCCGCGAGGCCATGGACAACATCTACGCCTTGAAAGATCGATTCCCGGTCTACGGCCCATTGGGGTTCCAGGATTCCGTCGACGTCAGTTCAGGGATGGTTTCGGGCTACGTCCTGGCGCTCGACCAGGGGATGATCATGGCCGCGATCGCCAACGAGCTGGCCGACGACTTCATGCAGAAAGCGTTCACGACCGGGCCCGTCGAGAAGGCGATCCGCCCCCTGGTCGCCGTCGAGGAATTTACCGCCGGCGCCCCGGGGCGCTACCCCACCGCTCATCATTTCCAGCCTCAGCTCACGAGGCTCTCTCGGAACGTCCCCGAAATCAAACGCTGA
- a CDS encoding cobalamin-independent methionine synthase II family protein, with translation MADRLIPATVIGSWSFPGWYEKFVLDVKEHPELYGPVDREEAVRDAVRLAVDDQLRAGLDRITDGEMRRVDFNLGFYEYLGGLEPLRKARNWGAPAHDQRDRYRCVAPLTAPDGLGVVTEYHRLREYVDVPVKTPVPGPFTLAGCIEGGEVYRDRQSIAEALIPIVTAELKALVAAGVDFIQLDEPSFACHPDAPDYFLDVIGRTVEGVDAYISMHMCFGNYRARAVGRRSYRPLFPHIGRAKVDQLALEFASREMAEVEILAELPASMDVAVGLVDVKNTWVEPAELVAERLRQVLKYVGPERVSVTPDCGFSQTSRHVAVAKSRSLAEGAALVRRELDRS, from the coding sequence ATGGCGGATCGCCTGATCCCCGCCACCGTGATCGGGAGTTGGTCCTTCCCTGGCTGGTACGAGAAATTCGTGCTCGACGTCAAGGAGCACCCCGAGCTTTACGGCCCCGTCGACCGCGAGGAAGCCGTCCGGGACGCCGTTCGCCTGGCCGTCGACGACCAGCTCCGCGCGGGGCTCGATCGCATTACCGATGGCGAGATGCGCCGTGTCGACTTCAATCTGGGTTTCTATGAGTATCTGGGCGGCCTTGAGCCCTTGAGGAAAGCGCGGAATTGGGGGGCTCCGGCCCACGATCAGCGGGATCGCTACCGATGCGTCGCACCCCTGACGGCCCCCGACGGACTCGGCGTCGTCACGGAGTACCATCGTCTTCGCGAGTATGTCGACGTGCCGGTGAAGACGCCCGTCCCGGGCCCGTTCACCCTCGCGGGCTGTATCGAGGGCGGCGAGGTGTATCGCGACCGACAGTCGATCGCCGAGGCCCTGATCCCGATCGTGACGGCCGAGCTGAAGGCCCTCGTCGCGGCCGGCGTCGACTTCATCCAGCTCGACGAGCCAAGCTTCGCTTGCCACCCCGATGCGCCCGACTATTTCCTCGACGTCATCGGTCGCACGGTCGAGGGGGTCGACGCCTACATCAGCATGCATATGTGCTTCGGGAACTACCGGGCGCGCGCAGTGGGTCGGAGGTCGTATCGCCCTCTCTTCCCGCACATCGGTCGCGCGAAGGTCGACCAGCTCGCGCTCGAGTTCGCCAGCCGCGAGATGGCGGAGGTCGAGATCCTCGCCGAGCTTCCGGCATCGATGGACGTGGCGGTGGGGCTGGTCGACGTGAAGAACACCTGGGTCGAGCCGGCCGAGTTGGTGGCCGAGCGACTCCGCCAGGTCCTGAAATACGTGGGACCGGAGCGGGTCTCGGTGACGCCCGACTGCGGCTTCTCGCAGACGTCACGGCATGTCGCGGTGGCCAAGTCGCGGTCGCTCGCCGAGGGGGCCGCGTTGGTCCGTCGCGAGCTGGACCGTTCCTGA
- a CDS encoding MBL fold metallo-hydrolase, translating into MIEPVRKGAELVREIEETVAPPTGVFVWWTGQSGYLIKSAQGLLAVDLYLSEHLSRKYQDTPRPHVRMTTSPLNGEDLRDVDLMLASHKHSDHLDPGTVPALLAASPSAMLVLPEAIRGHATGLGLAEDRLIGVDSGSEVRGAGFRVRAIPSAHEEFDRDPSGRHPYLGFIIEAAGLRLYHSGDTLAYEGLAEALGGERFDVMFLPINGRAPSRGVAGNMSAAEAVDLAARVRPRYLVPHHYDMFTFNTVPVHEFEDQARRLPAGVEPKVLKCGERWEIQP; encoded by the coding sequence ATGATCGAGCCCGTCCGCAAGGGGGCCGAGCTTGTCCGGGAGATCGAGGAAACCGTCGCGCCGCCGACCGGGGTTTTCGTCTGGTGGACCGGACAGAGCGGTTACCTGATCAAGTCGGCCCAGGGGCTCCTGGCCGTGGATCTCTATCTTTCGGAACACCTGAGTCGCAAATACCAGGACACCCCTCGCCCCCACGTTCGGATGACGACCTCGCCCTTGAACGGCGAGGATCTGAGGGACGTCGACTTGATGCTCGCGAGCCACAAGCATTCCGACCATCTGGACCCCGGCACGGTCCCGGCCCTCCTCGCGGCCTCGCCTTCGGCCATGTTGGTCCTTCCCGAAGCGATCCGGGGACATGCGACGGGACTGGGACTTGCCGAGGACCGACTCATCGGGGTCGACTCCGGCTCGGAGGTCCGTGGCGCGGGCTTTCGCGTCCGAGCGATCCCCTCGGCCCACGAGGAGTTCGACCGCGACCCCTCAGGCCGTCATCCGTACCTCGGGTTCATCATCGAGGCGGCCGGCCTGCGGCTCTACCACAGCGGCGATACGCTCGCCTACGAAGGACTAGCGGAGGCCCTGGGCGGCGAGCGTTTCGACGTGATGTTCCTGCCGATCAACGGCCGTGCGCCCTCGCGCGGCGTTGCCGGGAACATGAGCGCTGCCGAGGCCGTCGACCTTGCGGCGCGGGTCCGTCCTCGATATCTCGTTCCACACCACTATGACATGTTCACCTTCAATACAGTCCCGGTGCACGAGTTCGAGGATCAGGCGCGTCGCCTGCCGGCCGGGGTCGAGCCGAAGGTGTTGAAGTGCGGCGAGCGCTGGGAGATTCAGCCGTGA